Within the Dolichospermum compactum NIES-806 genome, the region TGTTAGGTGATGGAAAACTTATTTATCCTAAATATAGCATGGGATTGTGGGAAAAAGGAGCAACCAATCTCGAACAATCACAAATGCAAATGATTGATGATGTCATTGACAAATTAGACATCAAAGATGGTGATCATATTTTAGATTTTGGCTGTGGTTGGGGCTGTGTAGCTAATTATATTCTTGCCAAATTTCCCCATGTCAAATTCACAGGAATTAACTTGAGTCACCACCAATGTGAATATATGCGTCAGAAAATGCAAGATCCTGAAAGTTACCTTAGTTCCGGTCGTTTTACTCTCTACGAAGGAGATTTAAACGATGCCCAATTTGAAACAAAATTTGACAAAATTCTCTCAATTGGCGTTTTTTGTCATGTAGGTAATTTAACAAAGGCTTTCCGAAAACTGGCATCTTTTCTCAAGGATAACGGCAAAGTTTTTATTCATATTATCACAGTCCGTACCCCCAATAACATATCCAGTGTTTTCACTCACAAATACATTTTTCCTCATGGTCGTTACTGGAAATATGACGCAATTACCAGCCACAATCAAGACCTGAAAACTATTGACCAATGGTATCTTAATGGTTCTAATTATTCCCGAACTTTTGCCAGTTGGTTAAAAAACTTTGATAATTCTCAGGCAATAGTCAAAGATTTGGACTACGGTATTGACTATGCTAAATTTCGTCGCATCTGGAGATTTTATTTAATTTGGTTAGGTGCTAATTTCGCCAGTTGCGATGGTGAATACAACGGTAATGGACAATACTTAATGGTTCATGCCTAATCTTTGATTTTAGTGATAGCATTGCTTCAGTAGGTTGGGTTGACGCAAGGAAACCCAACATTATTAAACCTGATGATTAAAGTTGTTGTTGGGTTACGCTGTTGCTTAACCTAACTTACACTAGTTATAAGGAAACCCAACATTATTAAACTTGATAATTAAAGCTGTTTTTGGGTTGCGCTGTTGCTTAACCCAACCTACATTAGTTATTCTGATTCTTCGTCTCTCATTGGTTTTTGAGCCGTGTGTCGCACAAAAATAATTTGAACATTATCATCAATAATTGTAAAAATAATTCGATAGGCGTTTCTTCCCTTTCCATATATAAGTTGTCGTATTTCTTGATCAAAAAATTCATTTTCAAATGCTAGAGAACAACGAGAAGGCATTTTTTCTAGTGATAAAATAGATTTATATAATCCTTCTAACCATGTTCTAGCCTTTTGGTGAGAAATATTACTAAACCAGAAATAAGCGTTTTCTATTGCTTTCTGTGCTTCTGGTTGGATAATGATTTGATATTTATCATTCATTGGGAACTGTCTAATTTATTAAACAATTCATTAAAGAAATCTTCGGCTTTTTTTCCTTCACCTTTCTGCATTTGTTCTAAGCCAAGTTTAATACCTTTTAAGGTTTCTACTAACTCAGCAGCATCTAATAGTTCTTGATAAGATTCTGCATCTTGAACAACTAACTCGGCTTTTCCGTTGACAGTGAGAACTAAGGGGTGTTTTGTTTTTTTAATCTGTTGTAGAAATTCAGTAGTGTTACGCTTAAATTCGGTGAGGGAATGTATATCTTTACTAAGATTGATCATGACCGCAAGTTTAATTAGCATCTAATTAGATGTTAATTATAATTGGTGGTATTTGTCAAGTATTTTTTGGTAACTGCTTTGAGTGGGTTGCGTTGTTGCTTAATCCAACCGTTACACCCCACATTCCGCACCCCCCCAGTGTCACAATCGGTAATTATGGCTAACGCCACGCTCCGCTATCGGATTTTTGAAGACCTGTAAGGATAATTTTGATACAAAATGGTCTAAATTTTAGGTAGCGATAGCGAAGCACTGCTGCAAGCAGTTCGCCAATCCCAAATCCCCAAACGACCAATTTTCGTTGTGTGACAGTTTAGGGTGCGGAATGTGGGTTTTAGGTCTGTGTCGTTTCAACTCAACAGCCGTCTGGTCCACAGAAATGTCTTCCGTACAGTACCTCTGCTTCACAGATATAGATAATGCCCGCATAATCGGTGAAAAACTTGATTGCGACCTGATCCGCAATCTTCTCGGCCATCTCCCGATTTTCGGTAAGTACCTCGAACTTTACATTTGAATCGGTGTCAGCAGTGTTGGGTTTACCTGTAGAGCGCACGTTACGACTGCCTTTACCGCCAGTATCCACGACCGTATAACCGGTTGCCCCGCATTCATCAATGATCTTGGCGACCTTTTTCATCAGAATCTTTTCCGTGACGATGACGAGCTTGTTAGCTTTCTTGGACATATTGCTTACCTCCTTAAATCAAGTATATTAATCTACTCCGTCTGCGGGGTCAAGGGAGAGCCGACAGACCGCGACTGGTCTGGGATTACTTGCCGCCGATCGCCTGGGCAAGTCCGATAAAGAAGGGTATACACAAACCGATCGCAATTGGCGTACCAATGGCTGTAGACGCGCCTATATATGCCGATGGATTAGCCGAAGGGATACCTGCTCGCAATGTAGGAGGACCGGAGATGTCTGAACTAGAGGAAGCGATGACAGCCAGTACCACGACACCGCCCATGCTGAAATTCATTGTATAGTGGGCAATCATACCTAGTCCGAAGGCAATTAAACCATGTATAAATGGTGCTAACACACTATAAACGACGTACCATTGGGCAACCTTACGCAGTTCACCCACTCTTGACCAAGCCTCCATACCCATCACCAGCATCAAGATTGAAAGCAAGCCGCGAAAGGCGGGATCGTAGAAGCTTTTATAGACAGTTTCCGGACGGGTGAACAGTCCCAGAGCCATTCCTAATAACATTGCCGATAAGGCAGGACCCCGGAGGCTTTCCTCAATGATCGGCCATATCTTGACCCGATTATCATCAGGATCTTTCTGCTGGCTGAGATACTCCTGCCTGGTGCTGGGATAATCACCAGCCGCAACGGGCTGCTTACTCAAAGACTCTTCCATCGCAAGTTCGGGTGATTCTTTAAGCTTCTTCTTGTTGAGGTAAATATTAGCTACCACAATCGCAGTTACGAGCGCGGGGATATCCATAAAGGGATAGAGTGCACCAGTCCATGCTTCAAATGGAATTTTTTGTTCTTCTAGTACCGTCAGTCCGGCGGCCATGGTAGAACCACTCACCGCACCAAACAACCCCCCAGTTGCGATCGCATCAACGACTTTGACCTTTGGCAGCTTGGCCAATGTATAGCGGGCGATGAATACAACCGCAATACCTGTGACTACAGCAAACAATGCGGGTAAAACCATGTCCGCTAGGTTGGAGTTACGGATCGCAATTCCACCGGTTAGACCGATTTTGGTGAGTAACATGAAGACGATGATCGTACAAATTGACTCTGGAATTACCAATTCACTACCAAGGGCGGCAATAATCATTCCACCAATCAAAAAGGCCAATGTTGGGGACTGCAACTGGGCAATAAAGTCCGTGATAAATAAGGATACAAAATCCACGAATACCTCCTTGTTTCTCCTCTAAAGAGGAGTATTACAATAGTTGAAGATGAAGTACAGTTAAGAGCATTTAGCTACAGAAAAAAACTATTTTCATCCGCCAAAAACCTGGTTGCTAATTATGCAACCATGAAAATTTGGTAATAATAAACTTTGGTAACAATTATTTCAGTTACCTAGTTTATTAGTTAGTTGAAAATATGAGTGTTAGCTAATTTCTGCCGATGCAATTTACACAACGCTGTTTGCGTTAGAGCATTTATCAATGCTGATCTAAATCTTTCAGTTCAACATTTAAGTTTTATGAAAATTTGTTTGTCAAAGTACATTTGTAAATGCTCCTTAAGTAGTGCTTAACTGTGTCCTCAGTGCAAAAAACAGCAAGTATAAAATATCTTGCCGGTTGATGATTACGGTTGACAATTTACATAAATTATGAGCTAAGGTACTACTCAAGGAGAAACCCTAGTTACCCTGAAACACAATCATGTAAAAAAATATATCCGCTTTTAGTTTTTTTGAAACCCAGGGATCAACTGTTTGATTAAAAACAGCATACAGCCTTTAGGTCGCAAAAATTAACCCAAAAACATGAATTATTAAAAAAATATTATAAATAACATATACATTATATAAGTTTTTGCTTATATGTAACCCAAAAATTGGCCGTATTCATTAATGTATAAGTTTTTCTCTATGAAAACCATTATTGATTCCTGAGAAAATAGACAAGAGGCGAAACTTAATTCGCCGCCTTTTTACTTTAACCGACATCATCATGAGCGAAACGATTAAACAAGAAATCTAACGCATAATTCCGCAGTTGATAATATTGAGGATCTTCCATAATTCTCGCTCTATCCCGTGGTCTTGCAAAGGGAATTTCCATCACTTCCCCTATTTTGGCATGAGGGCCATTAGTCATCATTACCAACTTGTCAGCCAAAAATAAAGCCTCATCAATATCATGGGTAATCATCAAAACTGTACAACGATTATCATTCCAGATTTTCAGCAACTCCTCCTGTAACTCTTCCTTAGTGATCGCATCCAACGCCCCAAAAGGTTCATCTAAAATCAGCACTTTGGGACGAATAGCCAAAGCACGGGCAATAGAAACCCGCTGTCTCATTCCTCCAGACATTTGCATAGGTTTCTTTTCCATTGCGTCGGCTAAACCCACCATTGCTAAATGTTCTCTAACAATAGAACGTTTTTCTGCTTCTGGCTTAGTTGGATAAACTGCATTTACAGCTAAATAAATATTTTCAAATGCTGTTCTCCAAGGTAGTAAGGCGTAGTTTTGAAATACGACCATTCTATCTGGACCTGGTTTTGTAATAGGTTGTCCTTCTAATAAAACTTGTCCAGTTGTCGGAAAGTTGAAACCAGAAACCATGTTTAATAAAGTTGATTTACCGCAACCAGAGTGACCGATAACGCAAAGAAATTCCCCTTGTTCAACGTTGAGGTTAACACCATCAAGAACGGTAAATGGTCCATTTTTGGTGGGATAAACTTTACAAACGTCTTTAATTTCTAGGAAAGGCTGACGGCTGATTGTGGTTGTGTTGGTAGATATTAAGTTACGGTTTTGCATTGTTTGGTAATTGGTAGGAGGTTTCGCGCAAAGACGCTAAGAAGCAAAGACGCAAAGGAAGAAAGGATGATTTTATTAGTTTTGTGGGATGGGCATCTTGCCCGTCTTTTATATTTTTGGGCAGACAGGATGTCCACCCCACAAGATTTATCCCCCCTTTAAGCTGCGGTTTTTCGGGGGGAATCTAGAATGACTTCGGCTATGGAGAAGTCGCGTTTGATTTCTAGGTCGTTAAGATAGCTAATGGGGTCGTCGGCGTTGAAGGGTTTACCATCAAATAATTGAATGGGTTGACGGGTGTAACTGATATCTAAGCCTAGTTCTCTGGCTGCTGTACTGAAAACACGGACTCGACACACTCGTTCGACGATTTCTACCCAATTTCTGGGGAAGGGAGTATCACCCCACCGTGCTAATTGAGTCATAATCCAAATTTGTTCTGTCCGACTGGGGCGGTTAATGGCAGACTCGGAATAAAATTGGTGATGGGCATATTCCCGCATCGGATGATCTAAGTCACAACTATCACTACTGGGGTTTTCCAGTTGGATATATTCAATATCTGTGCTGACATAATCCCGACTTGCTAAAATTTGGCGAATTTCTTGGGCGTTGGCAGGATCTGCACAATATTTGCAAGCTTCTAATAAGGCTTTGGTTAAGGCAATATGGGTATTTGGATAAGTTTCTGCCCAATCTTCTCGCACGCCTAAAACTTTACCGGGGTGTCCTAACCAAACTTCTAAATCTGTGGCAATTGTAAAGCCTGAACCTTCAACTGCTGCGCGATAATTCCAAGGTTCACCTACACAATAACCGTCAATAGTTCCACCTTTTAAATCTACTACCATTTGGGCAGGAGGAATATTTTTCATGTCTACGTCAATATCAGGATCAATTCCTCCTGCGGCTAACCAATAACGCAGGAGTAAATTGTGCATTGATGCGGGATGGACTACGCCCATTCTGTGTGTTTGTTCGCGGGTTTTTAGGAGGTATTTTTTGAAGTCGGATAAGCTATGTACACCTTCTTCATAAAAACGTTTTGCTAAGGTGATGGCGTTACCGTTGCGGGTCATTGTTAGGGCTGTGACAACGGGTAAGGGTTCGTTTTTATTGCCTCCCAAACTTAACCACATTGGCATACCAGAGGGCATTTGTGCCGCATCTAAATATCCCCCCGTCATCCCGTCTACAATTCCCCGCCAACTGCTTTCCCGGACTAAATTAACTTCATCTAAGCCATGTTTGATGAAAAAGCCTTTTTCTTTAGCAATAGCCAGGGGGGCGCAAGCTGTAATGGGTAAGAAGCCAATTTCTAAATTAACTTTTTCTAAACCATGACGAACCACCGCAGCAGTTTTTCTGGCCCGAATTTTTTTGATGCGTTTTTGTTGGTTGAGGAAGTAAATCATTTCACTTCGCAAGGTGTAGTAACTGGGATGTTTTACTACTTCCATGCGTTTACGCGGTCTGGGAATATCTACTTCTAAAATGTCGCCAATTTTTGATTCTGGTCCGTTGGTTAACATAACTATTCTGTCAGATAACAATACGGCTTCGTCTACGTCGTGTGTCACCATGACGGCGGTAACTTCGTTTTCTTCGCAGATTTGCATTAATTGTTCTTGCAAATTACCGCGAGTTAGGGCATCTAATGCACCGAAGGGTTCGTCTAATAGTAATAGTTTAGGACGAATTGCTAAGGCGCGGGCTATAGCTACCCGTTGTTTTTGTCCACCAGATAACATCCCTGGTTGTTTATCAGCATGGGGACGTAAACCTACCATATCTATGTGTCTGTCAATAATCGCTTTGCGTTCTGCCGCTGGCATTCCATTTAATACTGAATCTACCGCTAAGGCGATATTTTCTCTGACTGTTCGCCAAGGTAAAAGCGAATAGTTTTGAAATACGACCATTCTATCTGGTCCTGGTTTTTTAATTCTTTGTCCTTCTAGAGTTACTAATCCTTCTGTTGGTAAATCCAAACCGGCGATCATATTTAAAAGTGTGGATTTTCCGCAACCAGAGTGACCGATAAGGGAAACAAATTCGCCTTTTTTTATTTGGAGATCAATACCTTTGAGGGCAATATATTGACCGCCACCTGTTAATTCAAAAACTTTATCAATTTGCTCAACGCCAACAAATATAGACATAATTTTGGTGATTGGTGATTGGTGATTGGTTAGTTGTCAGTTGTCAGTTGTCAGTTGTCAGTTGTTATTTCTTCGCTATTGACTAATGACCACTGACTAATGACTAATAGCTATTTCTGTTCACTTGGTAAAATCCAGTTTTGTAATGCAGCCATGAGTTTATCTAGGATTAAACCAACAACACCGATATAAACTAGTGCCAAAATTACTTCACTAACGTTGTTATTTTGATAAGCATCCCAGATAAAAAAGCCGATACCAACAATACCGGACATCACGATTTCTGCCGCAATAATCGCTAACCAAGCCAAACCAATAGCAATTCTTAAACCTGTAAAAATGTAGGGTAATGCTGAAGGAATTAAGATATTAAAGAAATACTCTTTTTTAGAAAGTTGTAGAACTTTAGCAACGTTGTTATAGTCTTGAGGAATTTGAGTTACACCCACCGCAGTGTTAATGAGAATCGGCCAAATTGCGGTGATGAAAATTACGAATAATGCGGCTGGTTCGTTTTGGCGTAATGCTGCTAGAGAAATAGGAACCCAAGCTAAAGGAGGTACTGTTCTTAATAACTGGAATAAAGGATCTAAAGCTTTTGACATGGTTTTGTTGACACCAATCAAAACACCCAAGGCAATACCGACAATTGCCGCTAGTGTATAGCTAATAGCAACCCGTTGGAGACTAGCCCAGATTTGCCAAAAAAGTCCTTTATCAGTGCCTCCTTTGTCATAGAAGGGATACAGAATCAAGATCCAAGTGTCTTGAATAACTTGGATTGGTCCGGGTAATGTTGCCCCTGGAGTCCAAGAAAATAGTTGCCAAATAGTTAGGAAAATAAGTAATGCGATCGCCGGAGGTATAAGTTCAGGAAATTGTTTTTGTAAACTAGATAAAAAGCTATTATCAAATTTAGGAGTTGTCGAACGTTTTTGAGCTATGGTCATGAATTTTTCCTCAAATTTATGAATGGTTAATGGGTATTTTGTGGAAATTAAGTACGCTTTCTTTAAAATTATTATAGAGACGTTCTGTGTCTCTACATTTTCGGACAGGTCTATTGATTAAACACCTACTTTTTTAATTTTTAAACTCTTGAGATATTCTTCTGGTTTCTCAGGGTCGAATTTGACTCCATCAAAAAACTCTTCAACTCCACGAGATGTACTAGTGGGAATGTCAGCAGCAGGTATTCCTAATTCTTTAGCTGCTTCTTTCCAAATATCTTCGCGGTTCACTTTTTTGATTAATTCTTTAGCTTTAGCTGCACCATTGCTAATGTAATCCTTGGGTAAGAACCCCCAACGCACATTTTCGGTGATGAACCATAAATCATGACTTTGGTAAGGATAGGAAACGCTGCCTTTAGCATCTTTCCAGTAATAAGCAGCCATTGATTTATCGTCTATTTTACGACCATCACCCATGTCATATTTACCTTGGTATGGGTCAGCTAAAACTGCTGGGGAAGATAAGCCAAAATACTTTTTAGCGGTGAGAATTTCTGCTGCTTCTTTGCGGTTATCAAAGTTATCTAACCACTGTTGGGCTTCCATAACACCTTTTAATAGGGCTTTTGTAGCTTTGGGATTTTGGTCAACCCAATCGCCTCTCATGGCAAAATATTCTTCGGGGTGATTTTTCCAAATTTCGGCTGTTAGTGCCGCCATGAAGCCGATTTTGTCGTTAACCAGACGAAATGGCCAGGGGTCGCCAGTGCTGAAAGCATCCATTGTCCCGGTTTTCATGTTGGCGACAGTTTGCGCCGCTGGAACTGTTAATAATTTGACATCTGTATCTGGGTCAATTCCACTTGCTGATAACCAGTAGCGAATCCACAAATCTTGGTTAACGTTGGGGAATGTGAAAGCTGCGGTAAAAGGTGTGGAAGATTTCATTTGGGCAAATAATGGTTTTGCCGCATCGAGTTTTAAGCTAATACCTTTCCCTAGATGTTTGTTGGCGATCGCAATTGCATTACCATGAGTAACTAACTGGGCAAGAACATACATGGGTATTGGTTTATTACCCTTAGTAATTTTACCTTCTGTAATTAAGTGTGGCATGGGCATTTGCCATTGACCACCATCAATACCACCACCACCAGAACCAATTTCTACGTTATCTCTTGCTGAACCCCAAGATGCTTGTTTAGAAAGTTCTACATTGGTCATCCCATGTTTAGCAAAAAAGCCTTTTTCTTGGGCAATAATTAATGGTGCAGATTCAATAATGGGGATAAATCCTAATTTGGCTTTTGCCGTTTCTGGTTTTTGTTCTGCACTAATATTAGCTGTTGGTTGAGTAGCCGTTTGTGTGGATGTACCACCCGTGTTACCTGCTTCTGGTGGACTTCCTAAACAACCTTTGAGTAATACTGCACTGGCTGAAACTCCAGCAGTGACAATAAACTTACGGCGAGAAACCTGGTTAAGAAATTCAGACATAATACATCTCCTGGATTTACAAATTTATGTTTTGAAGCATATTTTTTAGTCATACATTAGACATCAAAATTAAGGCAATCTCATAATAATTTCTTGCTAATGCACTAAAAAAATTGCCTTTTAATGTGAAAAGGCTGATTTCTCTATGGGGACAAAGTTTAATTACCTTGGGTTTTTGGGTAAGATGGAAAACAACCTCTGAACCAATTAAAATCAGTTTACAGGTTTTTCCGGGAAATGGATCAACTTGGCAAGGTAGTTATTAAATAAATATTAGATTAGACATATAAGTAAAAATTTATAGTCTGGACTTAATTTTGTGACAAGTTATTAATATATATTGCTTGATTGATGATAACAGTTATTTTCGACTATGATTTCCGTAATTTTAGGTTGATTTAATCACATAAAAAAGGCATGAAATAGATAATTCTGATATTAACTATAGAACGACATCTTCATCCATAGATGAATTTGATGATAACCATTTTTGATAATGGAGAATTACTACAGTAGAATTCAGGAGTCAGGAGTAAAACTGGCTTTGTGTATATATAAGTAGGTTGGCGTTAAAAATTGTCGTTATAGCAAGGGAACTCCAAAAGAGGTTTTGGGCAAATTTACTTTTCGTTACATATTTTGGTTTTTTCCGTTCACCTACTTAGGGACTTCCAATTAAAAAAATACCCAAAAATTTCTTGTGGTGCGGGACGAAAAGCCCGCTAATCATCAAGGACGGGCAGGATGCCCATCCCACAAAATTGGATAATTTATTTTTTAGCTTTCCCTTGGTTATAGCAAGGGGATTATAGCTAAACAATGACATGATCAACCTTTAGCAGTGATAATAGATAAAAAATTACATCCTGACTACCAGCAAATATGAAACGTCGTGAATTTATAAATTGGGTGGGATTAGGTTGTTTAGCTAGTTCCTTACCTGTCGCAATTGCAGCCTGTTCTCCCGAAACCAGTACATCAGCTAATCCTGGATCTAATGCTGCTACTAAAGGCTGGGAAAAGGTAGGTACGGTGGCACAATTAGACAAAACTGGTGAACTATTGGTAGAAAATTCTCCAATTGGCGCAGTATTGGTAGTTGGCACATCTAAAACCGCTAAAAGTTTGATTGCTGTTAATCCAACTTGTACTCATCAAGGTTGTACGATCGCCTGGAAAGCCAAAGAAAGTAAATTTGTTTGTCCCTGTCATGGGGCAAAATTTGCGCGTGATGGCAAGGCACAAGACGGACCCACTAAAGAACCGCTGAAAACTTACCAAGCTAAAATTGAGAGTGGTTCTGTCTTAGTTCAAGCTACTTGATCCTCTAAAGAATCTCATATAGCAGGAGGAAAGAGGCAGGGGGGGGAGAAGATATTTACCAATGACCAATTCCCTGTTTCCTGCTGTATCAATTACTATACAACACATCAATTCAGTATTCGCAAGTATTTTTGCTAATGTGATTATGTAAATTAAATACTGGACAACTAATTAAATTAAATTAAAATTATACAGATAACCCGTTAAATTAATAAGAGCTATAATTTTATACTTAGGTTAAATCAAAATGCGTCTAGAGCAGTTGCAAGCCTTTTTGGCGATTGTTCAAACTGGCAGCTTTCAACAAGCAGCGAAACAATGTGGTGTGACTCAATCAACCATTAGTAGGCAAATTCAGGCATTAGAAGCAGATTTAGGGATAGAACTATTTCATAGAACCTCTCATGCCAAATTAACTTTAGGAGGTGAACGGTTACTTCCTCGTGTACATAAAATCTGCCAGGAATGGGATTTGGCTACACAGGAATTAACAGATCTAATCGGAGGAAAGCAACCAGAACTATGTATTGCAGCGATACATTCAGTATGTGCTTCTTACTTACCACCAGTATTACAAAAGTTTTGTCATCATTATCCAGAAGTCCAATTGCGAGTGACATCATTAGGAAGCGATCGCTCTCTGAAAGTCCTCAAAGATGGTTTAGTAGATTTAGCAATTGTCATGCACAATCGTTTTCTGATCACAGGCAAAGAAATGGCGATAGAATTCCTATACGAAGAACCTATAGAAGTCCTTACCGCAGCCAATCATCCCCTAGCTGAATATGAATCTATCCCCTGGTTAGAGTTAATTTGTTATCCTCAAGTAGTATTTAAGGATGGTTATGGAATGCAACGTCTGATTCAAGATAAATTTGAACAGATGAAAACTAAACTGAAAGCAGTTTTGGAAGTAAACACCCTAGATGCCTTTCGGGGAGTAGTTCGTCAAGGAGAACTCATTGCCTTACTTCCCCAGTCAGCACTTATGGAAGCTAGATATGATCCCACCCTGGCAGTTCGTCCTCTACGCGAAAATAGTAATTTAGGTAATAATTCCCCCCTGACTCGTCAGGTAGTCATGGTAACAACTCAAGATCGTCTCCACATTCCTCCAATACAATATTTTTGGCAGCTTGTCAAGGATAATATTCCTGAAATTAAAAATTAAAAATATA harbors:
- a CDS encoding QcrA and Rieske domain-containing protein, translating into MKRREFINWVGLGCLASSLPVAIAACSPETSTSANPGSNAATKGWEKVGTVAQLDKTGELLVENSPIGAVLVVGTSKTAKSLIAVNPTCTHQGCTIAWKAKESKFVCPCHGAKFARDGKAQDGPTKEPLKTYQAKIESGSVLVQAT
- a CDS encoding LysR family transcriptional regulator encodes the protein MRLEQLQAFLAIVQTGSFQQAAKQCGVTQSTISRQIQALEADLGIELFHRTSHAKLTLGGERLLPRVHKICQEWDLATQELTDLIGGKQPELCIAAIHSVCASYLPPVLQKFCHHYPEVQLRVTSLGSDRSLKVLKDGLVDLAIVMHNRFLITGKEMAIEFLYEEPIEVLTAANHPLAEYESIPWLELICYPQVVFKDGYGMQRLIQDKFEQMKTKLKAVLEVNTLDAFRGVVRQGELIALLPQSALMEARYDPTLAVRPLRENSNLGNNSPLTRQVVMVTTQDRLHIPPIQYFWQLVKDNIPEIKN